The window TGAAACAATTATTGAGAAGGGAATGGTTATAACTGTAGAACCTGGAATTTATTTGGAAGGGGAATTTGGAGTTAGGCTCGAAGACACAGTTTCAATAGATAAACGGGCGAATGTTATTGGGAATTTACCGTTAATGGTTGATGAATAATATTAAATATTATTAATGACATAACTTTAACTACTATTTGGATTAAATGGGATTTTTATGGATACGGATAAATTGACACGTGCTGTGTGTTCATTTTTTGTACCGGGTCTTGGACAGCTAATGAATGGTGAGATTGGAAAAGGTTTGGCATTATTAATAATATTTATTGTCTTATGGATTGCTCTTTTATCATTGGGCATTATTATTGTTCAAACTATTTTTGGCATAGTTGTTAGGTTGTTTGCAGCTTATGATGCATATAATTATGTTGGATTTTAAACTTCTTGGATTGTAGGCAGGATTATTTCTTGCACAATAAAGTTTAAATTTCTATTCCTTTTTTCCTATTATTTTCTAATTTCATGTTTTTTTTTTGCATGTTATTGAATCATATGATAATGATGGTTGGTACGGGTATTTAATAGTTAAATAAGATTAGAGAGTAGGTGGAATATTGAAATTAAATAATGTTATGCACAATCTGTTAAATGCTTTGATAATTATTGATATTATATTAATTTCAGTGTCACTATTTGTGCCGAATAATATTTTTCCAGTATTGTACTTTGACATTTTTGTTTGCATATTGCTTTTAATTGATTGGGTAAAAGACTTATATAACTCCAATCCAAAATCGGATTTTTTAAAAAAACCTAGTACTTGGGTTTCATTAATAGCATCAATTCCATTTCAGGTTTTGCTGCCTGTCATTATTCCGGGTGTTAATCTTTTAAGGTATTTCAGACTTTTAAAATTACTTAGGGTTCTAATATTATTTGATAAGTTCTTTGATGGTTTCGGAAATTTTATAAAACGGAGTAATTTGCATTTTATATCTGTGGGAGTATTTGTGACTATAATTTCATATACTGCCCTATTTCATACTTTTGGCTCATCATACAACCTTTTTGATTATTTTTATTTGGTTATAGTGACTATTACAACAGTGGGTTATGGAGATATCGTTCCTTTAACAGTTGCAGAGAAAATCATTTCAATCTGTTTAATCATTACTGGAGTGTTTGTATTTTCATTGACTACTGCAGGAATATCTTCATTTTTAACAAATCGATTGATTGAAAAGGACAGTCACGATGTAACTTTGGAAGATATCAAAACTGATTTGAATGATATTCAAAAGGAAAATTCATCATTAAAAGAGGAAGTTCGAGAGTTAAAAGATGAAATTCATGAATTAAAGGATTTGCTCAATAAAAAAGATTAGATATATATTAAAATGATGTCTTAGTTGTGGTTAACATGTTTTGATGTTTTTTTAACCAATACTGGTGCATATGCTAGTAATGCAGATACGATAATGGACAGTAGTGTAGGTCCAAAGAAGATGGAATCATATAATCCTGCCAGTTGATAAACAAGGAATCCTACAAACCATGAAAAAATATTCCATTTCCAATTCATAACTTTATTTTCATCAAAATAGAATGATACCAATAACACTGCTGCCATTGGTGCAAAAACAGATGAGATGAGATAAAGAAAACCAATGTAGTGATTCATTATTCCTGAAATTGCAATCAATATGCTCATGGCACTAACAATAACTCCAACTATTTTTGGGTCTAATTTGTTGTAAATGGATTTTGCGGATTCTCCTGCAGAATTAGTTGCAAGGAAGTTTGTTGTCACGGTTGAAAGTACAAGAATTATGACTCCTGGTGTTCCAAGACCCATGAGAAGTATTGATTGTGCAATGCTGGTCGACCCCATTCCAACAATCCCTATGCCTATAAAGTACATCCATAAGCTTGCAATTGTGTATGCTGTTGCAGATGCTGCTGTAGCTTTCACTGGCTTTTCAACATCTTTTGTGTAGTCGGATATTACTGGCAGCCAAGAAATAGGCATTGCAATTGAAATTTCAAAAATATTCCAGAAGCTTAGTGTATTTGAAACGCCAAAGATAGTATGTGTTCCAGCTGATGTGCCAGTTAAAAGTAATTTGGCAGACATCACAACTAATAATGCAATTAATACTGTCATGACTCCTGTTGTTAGTTTTGATGAACGCTGAAGTCCTATATAAACCCATATGGCAACAAGGACTGCAAGAATTGCGGATGTCATTTCAAATGAAATCGGCAAATTTAAGCTAACCAGGGCAAGTGCACCTTGGGCATTCAAAACGGCTACCCATGCAATTAATTGCATTACATTCAATGTTGCAAAAAATTTGGATCCATATTTGCCAAAAGCGGATTTGGTTGTCTCCATTGCATTAACCCTAAGTTTTGCACCAATAAATCCTATGAAAAAGAGCAATATTCCGCCAAGAATGTGTCCAAGAACTAATGGAATCCACAAGGAATCAAAAGATGATGCTGTTGCAATCTGTATGCCTGCTTCTATTTCAGAAACAGATATTGCAACTC of the uncultured Methanobrevibacter sp. genome contains:
- a CDS encoding ion channel, which encodes MKLNNVMHNLLNALIIIDIILISVSLFVPNNIFPVLYFDIFVCILLLIDWVKDLYNSNPKSDFLKKPSTWVSLIASIPFQVLLPVIIPGVNLLRYFRLLKLLRVLILFDKFFDGFGNFIKRSNLHFISVGVFVTIISYTALFHTFGSSYNLFDYFYLVIVTITTVGYGDIVPLTVAEKIISICLIITGVFVFSLTTAGISSFLTNRLIEKDSHDVTLEDIKTDLNDIQKENSSLKEEVRELKDEIHELKDLLNKKD
- a CDS encoding cytosine permease translates to MENRTGIFTNALIWFGVAISVSEIEAGIQIATASSFDSLWIPLVLGHILGGILLFFIGFIGAKLRVNAMETTKSAFGKYGSKFFATLNVMQLIAWVAVLNAQGALALVSLNLPISFEMTSAILAVLVAIWVYIGLQRSSKLTTGVMTVLIALLVVMSAKLLLTGTSAGTHTIFGVSNTLSFWNIFEISIAMPISWLPVISDYTKDVEKPVKATAASATAYTIASLWMYFIGIGIVGMGSTSIAQSILLMGLGTPGVIILVLSTVTTNFLATNSAGESAKSIYNKLDPKIVGVIVSAMSILIAISGIMNHYIGFLYLISSVFAPMAAVLLVSFYFDENKVMNWKWNIFSWFVGFLVYQLAGLYDSIFFGPTLLSIIVSALLAYAPVLVKKTSKHVNHN